A region from the Halanaeroarchaeum sulfurireducens genome encodes:
- a CDS encoding DUF7389 domain-containing protein — MSEHTQPSRADVESTETNEQPSPTEHVERSDVGVSLTVKLKRGTGTRDQDEVIAKAKGKTLEDAREDMETLREYIHDLAEDARQIQPADSHEE, encoded by the coding sequence ATGTCGGAACACACCCAACCGTCTCGTGCAGATGTCGAATCGACAGAAACCAATGAACAACCGTCACCAACGGAGCACGTCGAGCGCAGCGACGTCGGTGTCTCGCTGACCGTGAAGCTCAAACGCGGAACCGGGACCCGAGATCAGGATGAGGTGATCGCGAAAGCGAAAGGCAAGACGCTCGAGGACGCCCGCGAGGATATGGAGACGCTTCGCGAGTACATCCACGACCTCGCCGAAGACGCTCGACAGATCCAACCAGCAGACTCACACGAAGAGTAA
- a CDS encoding DUF6610 family protein yields MSLDLSANASTARKIAEARQADHVAFLHRAPFVADALALGFLPGFREDCGYQETQYQNLTLPVGMLDNDFRNPDLDRFVDRFFEHEPQVGVIGDVYEPADVDDHVAAARKIYGSYPEAELIVVPKCQAVIDEIPEDIVLGYSRGYADRLAHEFSDPADWRGRRVHILGGSPPKQFEVIQQLTRPTLTDDPPADIVGVDWNGLHRGAQFGEFWTADGWDDSGRDADHLTVRKTVRHSLGRIREFWQQHGIWPETTPQEDDIAVAYEGPSPSDLDSAACVECGSNVWTTERGPYVAEYGTGESCGYCSYDCYFSHRHRNDLEELAGEQSVFFPPA; encoded by the coding sequence ATGTCTCTCGATCTGAGTGCTAACGCCAGTACTGCTCGCAAGATTGCCGAAGCCAGACAAGCAGACCATGTAGCGTTCCTTCATCGAGCGCCGTTCGTCGCCGACGCGTTGGCCCTCGGCTTCCTTCCCGGCTTTCGGGAGGACTGTGGGTATCAGGAGACCCAATATCAGAACCTCACCCTCCCCGTCGGAATGCTCGACAACGACTTCCGGAATCCCGACCTGGATCGATTCGTTGATCGCTTCTTCGAGCACGAGCCACAGGTCGGCGTCATCGGCGACGTCTACGAACCTGCTGACGTCGACGACCACGTCGCTGCCGCTCGCAAGATCTATGGCAGCTACCCCGAGGCTGAACTCATCGTCGTCCCGAAGTGCCAAGCGGTGATCGACGAGATTCCCGAGGACATCGTTCTCGGGTATTCGCGTGGCTACGCCGACCGGTTGGCGCACGAGTTCTCCGACCCGGCTGACTGGCGCGGCCGACGCGTCCACATCCTCGGTGGGAGCCCACCCAAACAGTTCGAGGTCATCCAACAGCTGACTCGACCGACGCTTACTGATGACCCGCCGGCGGATATCGTCGGCGTCGACTGGAACGGGCTTCATCGTGGCGCGCAGTTCGGGGAGTTCTGGACGGCCGACGGGTGGGACGACAGTGGTCGCGACGCGGACCATCTCACGGTTCGTAAAACGGTTCGTCATAGTCTCGGTCGAATCCGCGAGTTCTGGCAGCAACACGGGATCTGGCCTGAAACGACACCACAGGAGGACGATATCGCCGTCGCCTACGAAGGCCCGTCACCGAGCGATCTCGACAGCGCCGCCTGTGTTGAGTGTGGATCGAATGTCTGGACAACCGAGCGCGGTCCCTACGTCGCCGAGTACGGCACGGGCGAGAGCTGTGGATACTGTAGCTACGACTGCTACTTCTCGCACCGGCACCGGAACGATCTCGAGGAGCTCGCCGGTGAGCAGAGCGTCTTTTTCCCGCCAGCGTGA
- a CDS encoding RNA polymerase subunit sigma-70 → MYEVCGEKELKVILALDPGDSISGVARKIDENRETIRRVVNRIEEAGYIAYDDGLQVVDQTIQDVGLEFLAAAAATSPPSISEAYVLPQFAGMDYAYTAIDAVYVWTRGGYQVARDPEDYPLFIAVHESDLDAWTAFFDRFGIPTSEERQPAEDLDGAIQVVLEPRSQIDAELVDGRPVIPLQETVAFANEYYATFQSALDMLGRMYDEVDTDASYRMEPA, encoded by the coding sequence ATGTACGAAGTGTGTGGTGAGAAGGAACTCAAGGTCATCCTCGCGCTCGACCCAGGAGATTCCATCTCGGGCGTCGCGCGGAAGATCGACGAGAACCGGGAGACGATCCGGCGCGTCGTGAACCGCATCGAAGAGGCAGGGTACATCGCATACGATGATGGACTCCAGGTCGTTGATCAGACGATCCAAGACGTCGGACTCGAGTTCCTGGCTGCAGCAGCGGCTACCTCGCCGCCGTCAATTTCGGAAGCGTACGTCCTCCCACAGTTCGCCGGCATGGACTATGCATACACTGCCATCGATGCGGTCTACGTCTGGACCCGCGGAGGCTACCAAGTCGCTCGCGACCCAGAGGACTATCCGCTGTTCATCGCCGTCCACGAGTCCGACCTCGACGCCTGGACGGCGTTCTTCGATCGGTTCGGAATCCCGACTTCGGAAGAGCGCCAGCCCGCCGAAGACCTCGATGGCGCCATCCAGGTCGTTCTGGAGCCACGGTCACAGATAGATGCCGAGCTGGTCGACGGCCGGCCCGTCATTCCGCTCCAGGAAACCGTGGCGTTCGCAAACGAGTACTATGCGACCTTCCAGTCCGCCCTCGACATGCTCGGCCGAATGTACGACGAGGTCGACACTGACGCGAGCTACCGCATGGAGCCAGCCTGA
- a CDS encoding winged helix-turn-helix domain-containing protein yields MADSSSAPRPDPDDGERADAIAAVTAGLFGDHNLLGLEEYLELFEEIAERNRFAVLFVLSSEEKMSATELGEALGRSENGLHYHLNRLVNAGLIENRKQAKPDAEGLYSYYELTGLGADLTDAVTTFIQEEKHAFEHY; encoded by the coding sequence ATGGCAGACAGCTCCTCTGCGCCGCGACCAGACCCCGACGATGGGGAACGAGCCGATGCGATTGCAGCGGTAACTGCCGGCCTCTTCGGCGACCACAACCTGCTCGGTCTTGAGGAGTATTTGGAACTGTTCGAGGAGATCGCCGAGCGGAACCGATTCGCCGTGCTATTCGTGCTCAGTAGCGAAGAGAAGATGAGCGCAACGGAACTCGGCGAGGCGCTCGGTCGGAGCGAGAACGGCCTCCACTACCACTTGAATCGGTTGGTCAACGCCGGTCTCATCGAGAATCGAAAGCAAGCCAAGCCGGACGCAGAGGGGCTATACTCGTATTATGAATTGACTGGCCTCGGTGCTGACCTAACTGACGCCGTCACGACGTTCATCCAAGAAGAAAAGCACGCCTTCGAGCACTACTGA
- a CDS encoding nucleotidyltransferase family protein, with protein sequence MSQEDRSEALIDVLEELEQSDIGFVLVGGYAISQFEPRFSTDLDLVIAPDDYDEVIAFLEARDFERTADLEVPPEETIYNREIELFERTEGLPHPVGVDILVNGLGCRQTKAEWSFDYLREYSTLTMISGGTRSTTARAADGEVLVAAKLHSGRKTDLADVLAAIPSIDLDMVETHLHRGDADALREQLSEAHAFIEDGGLDHRFKSMFGQSSASAEDIETLLEFLKRQQR encoded by the coding sequence ATGAGTCAAGAAGACCGAAGCGAGGCACTCATCGACGTGCTCGAAGAACTGGAGCAGTCAGATATCGGGTTCGTCCTCGTTGGCGGATATGCGATCAGTCAGTTCGAACCACGATTCTCGACCGATCTCGATCTCGTCATCGCACCAGACGACTACGACGAAGTCATTGCATTCCTCGAAGCACGCGACTTCGAACGAACAGCCGATCTCGAAGTCCCACCGGAAGAGACAATCTACAACCGAGAAATCGAACTGTTCGAGCGAACCGAAGGACTGCCTCACCCGGTCGGCGTGGACATTCTCGTGAACGGTCTGGGCTGCCGACAGACCAAAGCCGAGTGGTCGTTCGACTATCTGCGTGAGTATAGTACCCTAACGATGATTTCGGGAGGAACCCGGTCGACGACCGCACGAGCAGCTGACGGGGAAGTACTCGTCGCGGCCAAGCTCCATAGTGGCCGGAAAACGGATCTCGCTGATGTCCTCGCTGCAATCCCGTCAATCGACTTAGACATGGTCGAGACGCATCTGCATCGCGGCGATGCTGATGCCCTCCGGGAACAGCTCAGTGAGGCACACGCGTTCATCGAAGACGGCGGGCTCGATCACCGGTTCAAGAGTATGTTCGGCCAATCGTCGGCCTCGGCCGAAGACATCGAGACACTCCTCGAATTCCTCAAGCGACAACAGCGGTGA
- a CDS encoding DUF7567 family protein: MSLEVIDRHSEALFEFLWCPVCGQEVFTHIPFEGVFCKNCNTQVELQESRETRGYEEAVLACFDSTTTWNLHVDEKLRRDLPDGSARVKVFGAPGAYEVDWWSPEPGEDWEPVERGEFDNVEEPEEVSHLA, from the coding sequence ATGAGTTTGGAAGTCATCGACCGTCACAGTGAGGCACTGTTCGAGTTCCTCTGGTGTCCCGTCTGCGGGCAGGAAGTGTTCACCCACATTCCCTTCGAGGGGGTGTTCTGCAAGAACTGTAACACGCAGGTCGAACTCCAGGAGTCCCGAGAGACACGCGGCTACGAGGAGGCCGTGCTCGCCTGCTTCGATTCTACCACGACCTGGAATCTCCACGTCGACGAGAAACTGCGTCGCGACCTGCCCGATGGATCAGCGCGGGTGAAGGTCTTCGGCGCACCGGGCGCCTACGAGGTCGATTGGTGGAGTCCGGAGCCGGGTGAGGACTGGGAACCTGTCGAGCGCGGAGAGTTCGACAACGTCGAGGAGCCAGAAGAGGTGTCACATCTAGCGTAG
- a CDS encoding DUF7509 family protein gives MQTYDGEPMRDILLKRLESTAHDEFLVYVMGPYTTFRLDYYLRDDVDVDKSDIDLGAFGDAETELFDELREIVEWLRTDIGVNAFLAVDPAIPTETVPEETDEERMNVISQSKAYTEASNAVVFVLPKAGVRDGVDIEIGAVLSGFDLGHGEGSPQKAPQRFHVYREHGVASATLDAVPHEYEVALTEYGTRSELQDQIARFLAGVLRSERRGDLPPVDDDT, from the coding sequence ATGCAAACGTACGACGGGGAACCGATGCGCGATATCCTCCTTAAGCGGCTTGAGTCGACCGCGCACGACGAGTTTCTCGTGTATGTGATGGGGCCATACACGACATTCCGCCTCGACTACTATCTTCGCGACGATGTCGATGTCGATAAAAGTGACATTGACTTGGGTGCGTTCGGTGATGCGGAGACGGAACTTTTCGATGAACTCCGGGAAATCGTCGAGTGGTTGCGTACAGATATCGGTGTGAACGCGTTTCTCGCCGTTGACCCGGCCATTCCGACAGAAACTGTTCCAGAGGAGACGGACGAAGAGCGGATGAACGTGATCAGTCAATCGAAGGCGTACACCGAGGCGAGCAACGCCGTCGTATTCGTTCTCCCGAAGGCAGGCGTCCGCGATGGCGTCGATATCGAGATCGGCGCTGTGCTCTCCGGATTCGACCTCGGCCACGGTGAAGGCTCACCACAGAAGGCCCCGCAGCGTTTCCACGTTTACCGTGAACATGGCGTTGCGAGTGCAACCCTTGATGCCGTTCCCCACGAATATGAGGTGGCACTCACCGAGTACGGAACCCGGTCAGAACTCCAAGACCAGATTGCACGCTTTCTCGCAGGGGTGCTTCGCTCGGAGCGCCGCGGTGATCTTCCGCCTGTCGACGACGATACGTAG
- a CDS encoding biosurfactant protein 1, which translates to MTGRNSDYEELRPLGEATHLPDDELSSSGDGRPVRKRTGEAHAGYPDDSAATAAECVSCGASIPAGQTKCRFCLTNHLEASTDAQDTPDSECNLLHVIHALVESRTFYGAVAKGSAAASLLAKSNSDSAVGDCQLIYDLDEEPAAQLTDQWPSLPSAARVTSESGVQLLAAARERTTLRDTTQSSHDGEHAAFLYDETGNGVRDEARLATLREDADDDVWLVPAIALQRSSKDTGTESPRHPSPNRGHLECRECNRETEHRFNEFEAVPDNGWTGQPMWECQVCGTPRYGPEPDADQ; encoded by the coding sequence ATGACCGGACGTAACTCTGACTACGAAGAGCTCCGGCCGCTTGGCGAAGCGACCCATCTTCCCGACGATGAACTCTCCAGCAGTGGCGATGGGAGGCCAGTTCGCAAACGAACAGGCGAAGCTCACGCTGGCTATCCAGACGATTCGGCGGCTACGGCGGCCGAGTGTGTCTCCTGTGGGGCGTCGATCCCGGCTGGCCAGACGAAATGCCGGTTCTGTCTCACGAACCATCTCGAAGCATCCACCGATGCACAGGACACCCCTGATTCGGAGTGTAATCTCCTCCATGTCATCCACGCGCTCGTCGAGTCGCGGACGTTCTACGGCGCCGTCGCAAAGGGATCCGCTGCGGCCTCTCTCCTCGCGAAGTCGAATTCTGATTCCGCGGTCGGTGACTGCCAGCTCATCTACGATCTCGACGAGGAACCTGCAGCGCAGCTTACCGACCAATGGCCCTCACTCCCCTCCGCGGCACGGGTCACATCAGAGAGCGGCGTACAGTTGCTCGCGGCGGCGCGTGAGCGGACGACGTTGCGAGACACGACGCAGTCGTCTCACGACGGCGAGCACGCGGCGTTCCTCTACGACGAAACCGGGAACGGTGTTCGCGACGAGGCTCGTCTTGCGACCCTCCGTGAGGACGCAGACGATGACGTCTGGCTGGTACCGGCGATTGCGCTTCAGCGATCCTCCAAGGATACCGGTACCGAAAGTCCGCGACACCCGAGCCCGAACAGAGGTCACCTCGAGTGTCGGGAGTGCAATCGAGAGACTGAGCATCGATTCAACGAATTCGAAGCCGTGCCTGACAACGGGTGGACCGGGCAGCCGATGTGGGAGTGCCAAGTATGCGGAACTCCTCGATACGGGCCGGAACCAGACGCAGATCAGTAG
- a CDS encoding YMGG-like glycine zipper-containing protein produces MKSRIKRAWSRAKHAAIFAAIGAGIGGLFGRKTASSGAAIGALVGAVVGENRASSDQLTETVKEKVSGVGSSDE; encoded by the coding sequence ATGAAATCTCGTATTAAACGCGCGTGGAGTAGAGCCAAGCATGCAGCCATCTTCGCCGCTATCGGTGCTGGAATTGGTGGCCTGTTCGGTCGGAAAACCGCAAGTAGTGGAGCCGCCATTGGCGCACTTGTCGGGGCCGTCGTCGGAGAGAATCGTGCGTCCTCCGATCAGCTCACCGAGACGGTCAAAGAGAAGGTAAGCGGTGTCGGTTCGTCTGACGAGTAA
- a CDS encoding TRAM domain-containing protein, with protein MGISDNLLTLFSGQVEKHGDSYVVEIPKRELDVGDIRKGDVYRVGVYGPARKASKNRTTAPQQTSQSENPPVEEGEVIDVEIENMGDQGDGIARVGPGYVVIVSGTDVGERVAAKITEARENVAFADVVKHYDRRQ; from the coding sequence ATGGGAATTTCAGATAATCTTCTGACGTTGTTCAGCGGGCAAGTCGAGAAACACGGAGACTCCTACGTCGTCGAAATTCCAAAACGAGAGCTCGATGTGGGAGACATTCGTAAAGGTGATGTTTACCGGGTAGGCGTATATGGGCCAGCCAGGAAGGCATCGAAAAATCGGACGACAGCACCCCAGCAGACCAGTCAGTCGGAGAATCCTCCAGTTGAGGAAGGTGAGGTGATAGATGTCGAAATCGAGAATATGGGCGACCAGGGGGACGGTATCGCTCGCGTCGGGCCTGGGTACGTCGTCATCGTATCCGGAACGGACGTCGGTGAGCGCGTTGCGGCCAAAATAACCGAAGCACGCGAGAACGTGGCTTTCGCAGACGTGGTCAAACACTACGACCGGAGGCAGTAG
- a CDS encoding transcription initiation factor IIB — protein sequence MATREIYETAFDEDVQTHSSANQCPECDGRVTTNAVETVCEECGLVVNEHQIDHGPEWRAFDEDERERTGAPLTAARHDRGLSTEIGHGADANGNTLSGRKRRQVARMRREQTRGRFQSEAERNLAHGLGEVRRIVSTLELSETIRDQACRLFRSAQNEDLLPGRSIEAMATASVYGACRCNGISRTLDDVTDPARVEKSRVTNAYKTLNTELGLPAKPVTPSAFVPRLASELDVPDQIRQRARKLAEDSESTGVTTGVRPSGFAAACLYKAGHEQGQLFTQSAVAEAANVSPVTVRTHRDALDELAV from the coding sequence ATGGCAACCAGAGAGATCTACGAGACGGCATTCGATGAAGACGTACAGACTCACTCCAGCGCGAACCAGTGCCCCGAATGCGACGGTCGGGTCACCACCAATGCGGTCGAAACCGTCTGCGAGGAGTGTGGCCTCGTCGTCAATGAGCACCAGATCGATCACGGGCCCGAATGGCGAGCATTCGACGAGGACGAACGGGAACGAACGGGTGCGCCACTGACTGCGGCGCGACACGATCGGGGCCTATCGACCGAAATCGGCCATGGGGCTGACGCAAATGGGAACACACTCTCCGGACGGAAGCGCCGTCAAGTCGCCCGGATGCGCCGGGAACAGACTCGTGGGCGGTTTCAGTCGGAAGCCGAGCGCAACCTCGCACACGGGCTGGGTGAGGTCCGCCGGATCGTGAGTACACTCGAGTTGTCCGAGACGATTCGCGACCAGGCGTGTCGGCTCTTCCGCAGTGCTCAGAACGAAGACCTCCTGCCGGGCCGGTCGATCGAAGCGATGGCCACCGCGAGCGTCTACGGAGCCTGTCGGTGTAACGGGATCTCGCGGACGCTCGACGACGTCACCGACCCGGCACGCGTCGAGAAATCGCGCGTGACGAACGCCTACAAGACGCTGAATACGGAACTCGGCCTCCCAGCCAAGCCCGTGACGCCCAGTGCGTTCGTTCCGCGGCTCGCGTCGGAACTCGACGTCCCAGATCAGATCCGTCAACGAGCCAGGAAGTTGGCAGAAGATTCCGAATCGACGGGAGTTACCACGGGCGTCCGCCCGTCAGGATTCGCCGCGGCCTGCCTGTACAAAGCAGGGCACGAACAGGGCCAGTTGTTCACACAGTCAGCGGTCGCAGAGGCCGCGAACGTCTCACCGGTAACCGTCCGAACTCACCGAGACGCGCTGGACGAACTAGCTGTCTAA
- a CDS encoding DUF6166 domain-containing protein, producing the protein MSGTINTQSVEQTRPRRDRDVVYVGYRQRGRAIVEKLPEQERLTPRRSLELANHSPSGFEWGYGGSGPAQLALALLLDFTDDEAVALAHYTEFKNKVVSQLDCTGRDGHWRLTGGDIDAALREISDEVIAPSI; encoded by the coding sequence ATGAGTGGAACTATCAACACACAATCAGTCGAACAGACACGCCCGAGAAGGGACCGCGACGTCGTCTACGTCGGCTACCGACAGCGCGGACGCGCCATTGTGGAGAAACTCCCCGAACAGGAACGGCTAACCCCACGTCGGAGTCTCGAGCTGGCGAACCACAGTCCCTCGGGCTTCGAGTGGGGATACGGTGGCAGTGGCCCAGCGCAACTCGCGCTCGCGCTCCTGCTCGATTTTACCGATGATGAAGCGGTCGCCCTCGCGCACTACACCGAGTTCAAAAACAAGGTCGTGAGCCAACTGGACTGCACTGGTCGCGACGGGCACTGGCGACTCACCGGCGGTGATATCGACGCAGCCCTTCGCGAAATCTCCGACGAAGTAATCGCACCGTCCATCTGA
- a CDS encoding Fic family protein, whose amino-acid sequence MDPDRFTENAPGELVTTTVDGYESSSFIPDDLDAIDLDQGDFTKEIGQAMRMLGALEYLGPKAGSSTMLIEAFARKEAVQSSRIEGTQVTLSDVYRYEAQQAVGEASSDNEGARQAKNYLTALQTGLNAIDQDEQITTDTLCEMHSILLDGVRSEDPSPGEIRDIQNYLAPFEAADISQATFVPAPPKQAREKLDELLEYTNVPQPIHALIKLGLIHYQFETIHPFRDGNGRLGRLLVSLGLQREELLTEPYLYLSAYFNEYRDDYTNLLTHVRTHGAWDDWLHFFLRGIWQQAKEAVERGEQLLELRRTYVTEYQTHRSEYILPLTQQLFKNPYITAKQAEQQFGFSHTTAYSLIETLEEDGVLTAVESDGSSQLYQATDIYERLDKPLSES is encoded by the coding sequence ATGGATCCGGACCGCTTCACAGAAAACGCCCCCGGGGAGCTCGTCACCACTACCGTCGACGGATACGAGTCATCCTCATTCATCCCCGACGATCTCGATGCAATCGACCTGGACCAAGGTGACTTCACGAAGGAAATCGGGCAGGCAATGCGGATGCTCGGCGCACTCGAATACCTCGGTCCAAAAGCAGGCTCCAGTACGATGCTCATCGAAGCGTTCGCCCGGAAAGAGGCAGTCCAATCCTCTCGTATCGAAGGGACCCAAGTCACACTCTCAGATGTGTATCGATATGAGGCTCAGCAAGCTGTCGGTGAAGCCTCCTCCGATAATGAAGGGGCACGACAGGCAAAAAACTATCTCACGGCCCTCCAAACCGGACTCAACGCCATCGACCAAGACGAACAGATCACCACAGATACCCTCTGTGAGATGCACTCGATTCTCCTCGACGGCGTCCGAAGCGAAGATCCATCACCCGGCGAAATCCGGGACATCCAAAACTACCTCGCTCCCTTCGAGGCCGCCGATATCTCTCAGGCAACATTTGTCCCGGCGCCACCCAAACAAGCCCGTGAAAAACTCGACGAGCTCCTCGAGTACACAAACGTCCCGCAACCAATTCACGCGCTCATTAAGCTCGGACTCATCCACTACCAGTTCGAAACCATCCACCCCTTCCGCGACGGGAACGGCCGCCTTGGCCGTCTCTTAGTCAGTCTTGGGCTCCAGCGCGAAGAACTCCTCACAGAACCGTATCTATACCTCAGTGCATACTTCAACGAATACCGCGATGACTACACGAACCTCCTCACGCACGTTCGTACTCACGGTGCGTGGGACGATTGGCTCCATTTCTTCCTTCGGGGTATCTGGCAGCAAGCGAAGGAAGCCGTCGAGCGGGGTGAACAACTGCTAGAACTCCGGCGAACATACGTCACCGAGTATCAAACCCATCGCTCAGAGTACATTCTCCCACTCACCCAACAACTCTTCAAGAACCCCTACATCACGGCCAAGCAAGCCGAACAGCAGTTCGGGTTCTCCCACACGACCGCATACTCGCTCATCGAAACACTCGAAGAAGACGGTGTCCTCACCGCAGTTGAAAGCGACGGCAGTAGTCAGCTATACCAAGCTACCGACATTTACGAACGTCTCGACAAACCACTCTCAGAATCGTAG